Proteins from a genomic interval of Streptococcus oralis:
- a CDS encoding ABC transporter permease, which translates to MKDLFLKRKQAFRKECVGYLRYVLNDHFVLFLLVLIGFLSYQYSQLLQDFPENHWPILLFLGIVSTLLLAWGGIATYMEAPDKLFLLVSEEEVKSHLKEQTVRSLVFWLFVQTLFLLLFAPLFLAMGYGLPVFLAYVLLLGAGKYLVFRQKASKFFTETGLDWDYVIAQESKRKQVLLRFFALFTQVKGVSNSVKRRAYLDFILKAVQKVPGKIWQNLYLRSYLRNGDLFALSLRLLFLSLLALLFIEQVWIATAVVVLFNYLLLFQLLALYHAFDYQYLTQLFPLEKGEKERGLKQIVVGVGIAVLLLELLVGAVVFQEKIALLALVGASLFLQLFYLPYQLKRLVDE; encoded by the coding sequence ATGAAAGACTTGTTTTTAAAGCGAAAGCAGGCTTTTCGTAAGGAGTGTGTCGGTTATCTGCGTTATGTTCTCAATGACCACTTTGTCTTGTTCCTACTAGTTCTCATCGGTTTTCTATCTTACCAGTACAGTCAACTCTTGCAAGATTTTCCTGAAAATCATTGGCCCATCCTCTTGTTTTTGGGGATTGTATCTACCTTGCTTTTGGCTTGGGGAGGGATTGCCACATATATGGAGGCACCTGACAAGCTCTTTCTCTTAGTCAGTGAAGAAGAGGTTAAGTCCCATCTCAAAGAGCAGACGGTACGCTCACTGGTCTTTTGGCTCTTTGTCCAAACCCTTTTCTTGCTTTTATTTGCGCCCTTATTTTTAGCCATGGGCTATGGTTTGCCAGTCTTTCTTGCCTATGTGCTTTTATTAGGAGCTGGGAAATACCTAGTCTTTCGTCAAAAAGCCAGCAAATTTTTCACTGAAACTGGACTGGACTGGGACTATGTGATTGCCCAAGAAAGCAAGCGCAAGCAAGTCTTGCTTCGTTTCTTTGCTCTCTTTACTCAGGTCAAGGGCGTTTCAAATAGTGTCAAGCGTCGGGCCTATCTGGACTTTATCCTAAAGGCTGTTCAAAAGGTACCTGGCAAGATCTGGCAAAACCTCTACCTTCGTTCTTACCTGCGAAATGGAGATCTCTTTGCTCTCAGTTTGCGCCTCTTGTTCCTATCCTTGTTAGCTTTGCTCTTTATCGAGCAAGTTTGGATCGCAACGGCAGTGGTAGTTCTATTTAACTACCTCTTGCTCTTCCAGTTACTGGCCCTCTATCATGCCTTTGACTACCAATACTTGACCCAGCTCTTTCCATTAGAAAAAGGGGAGAAAGAGAGGGGATTGAAACAGATTGTAGTCGGTGTGGGAATTGCAGTTCTTTTGTTAGAATTGCTGGTCGGAGCAGTGGTTTTTCAAGAAAAAATAGCCTTGTTGGCTCTTGTAGGGGCTAGTCTCTTCCTACAACTGTTTTATTTGCCTTACCAACTAAAAAGATTGGTTGACGAATAG
- the ccrZ gene encoding cell cycle regulator CcrZ, which produces MDLGDNELTLTPIPGKSGKAYMGSYPDGKRVFVKMNTSPILPGLAREQIAPQLLWTRRLPDGSDMCAQEWLTGKILTPYDMNRKQIINILNRLHRSRPLMKQLSRLGYTMETPVDLLRSWQQEVPEILKQNHYLNSVIAELGKTVPGFREDHATIVHGDLRHSNWIETESGLVYLVDWDSVRLTDRMFDVAHLLCHYIPDYQWRQWLRDYGYKYNQTVLDKLYWYGQYSYLNQIAKYCENQDLDNVNREIYALRVFRDKYGKKR; this is translated from the coding sequence ATGGACTTGGGTGATAATGAGCTAACGCTGACCCCTATCCCTGGGAAGAGCGGCAAAGCTTATATGGGAAGCTACCCTGATGGGAAGCGCGTCTTTGTAAAAATGAACACCTCTCCAATCCTACCTGGCCTAGCCAGAGAACAAATCGCTCCTCAATTACTATGGACTCGTCGTTTGCCAGATGGCAGTGATATGTGTGCTCAGGAATGGCTGACGGGCAAAATCTTGACCCCTTACGATATGAATCGCAAGCAGATTATCAATATCTTGAACCGTCTTCACCGCTCGCGTCCCTTGATGAAGCAGTTGAGCCGTTTGGGATATACAATGGAAACACCAGTTGATTTATTGCGTTCTTGGCAACAAGAAGTACCAGAAATCTTGAAGCAGAATCACTATTTGAACAGTGTGATTGCGGAGCTAGGTAAGACGGTTCCAGGTTTTAGAGAAGACCATGCAACGATTGTGCATGGGGATCTTCGCCATAGTAATTGGATTGAGACAGAGAGTGGACTCGTTTATCTAGTGGATTGGGATTCGGTTCGTCTGACGGATCGTATGTTTGATGTGGCGCATTTGCTATGCCACTACATTCCAGATTATCAGTGGCGTCAATGGTTGAGAGACTACGGCTATAAGTACAATCAGACAGTGTTAGATAAATTGTATTGGTATGGTCAGTATTCTTACTTGAACCAGATTGCCAAATACTGTGAAAATCAAGATTTAGACAATGTAAACCGGGAGATTTATGCCTTGCGCGTCTTCCGTGATAAGTATGGAAAGAAGAGATGA
- the trmB gene encoding tRNA (guanosine(46)-N7)-methyltransferase TrmB: MRVRNRKGATELLEANPQYVVLNPLEAKGKWRDLFGNDHPIHVEVGSGKGAFVSGMAKQNPDINYIGIDIQKSVLSYALDKVLEVGVPNIKLLWVDGSDLTDYFEDGEIDRLYLNFSDPWPKKRHEKRRLTYKSFLDTFKRILPENGEIHFKTDNRGLFEYSLVSFSQYGMKLNGVWLDLHASDFEGNVMTEYEQKFSSKGQVIYRVEAEF; encoded by the coding sequence ATGAGAGTTAGAAATCGTAAAGGGGCGACGGAGTTACTAGAGGCTAATCCCCAGTATGTTGTCCTCAATCCCTTGGAAGCTAAAGGGAAATGGCGAGACTTGTTTGGAAATGATCATCCTATTCATGTTGAGGTTGGAAGTGGGAAAGGGGCCTTCGTTTCAGGAATGGCCAAACAAAACCCTGATATCAACTACATCGGGATTGACATTCAAAAGTCGGTATTGAGTTATGCTCTGGATAAGGTGCTTGAAGTTGGAGTACCCAATATCAAATTGCTGTGGGTAGATGGTTCAGATTTGACCGACTACTTTGAAGACGGTGAAATTGATCGCTTGTATCTGAACTTTTCAGATCCTTGGCCTAAAAAACGCCATGAAAAACGTCGTTTGACTTACAAGAGTTTCTTGGATACCTTCAAGCGCATCTTGCCTGAGAATGGGGAAATCCATTTCAAGACAGATAACCGTGGCTTGTTTGAGTACAGTCTAGTGAGCTTTTCTCAGTATGGGATGAAACTCAATGGTGTTTGGCTGGACTTGCATGCCAGTGATTTTGAAGGCAATGTCATGACGGAGTATGAGCAAAAATTCTCCAGCAAAGGTCAAGTGATCTACCGAGTTGAGGCAGAATTTTAA
- the rimP gene encoding ribosome maturation factor RimP, protein MDAIATIVELVREVVEPVIQAPFELVDIEYGKIGSDMILSIFVDKPEGITLNDTADLTEIISPVLDTIKPDPFPEQYFLEITSPGLERPLKTKDAVAGAVGKYIHVGLYQAIDKQKVFEGTLVSFEEDELTMEYMDKTRKKTVQIPYSLVSKARLAVKL, encoded by the coding sequence GTGGACGCAATCGCAACAATCGTAGAATTAGTTAGAGAAGTTGTAGAACCTGTCATCCAAGCACCTTTCGAGCTCGTGGATATCGAGTATGGAAAGATTGGCAGTGACATGATTCTCAGTATTTTTGTAGATAAACCCGAAGGAATTACCTTGAACGACACGGCAGACCTGACAGAAATTATCAGTCCTGTCTTAGACACCATCAAGCCCGATCCCTTCCCAGAACAATATTTCCTAGAAATTACCAGTCCAGGCTTGGAACGTCCTTTGAAAACCAAGGATGCTGTCGCTGGAGCGGTTGGGAAATACATTCATGTTGGGCTCTACCAAGCCATCGATAAGCAAAAAGTCTTTGAAGGGACCTTAGTATCCTTCGAAGAGGATGAGTTGACTATGGAGTATATGGACAAGACACGTAAGAAAACTGTTCAAATTCCATACAGTTTAGTATCAAAAGCACGTTTAGCAGTAAAACTATAG
- the nusA gene encoding transcription termination factor NusA — protein sequence MSKEMLEAFRILEEDKGIKKEDIIDAVVESLRSAYRRRYGQSDSVAIDFNEKTGDFTVYTVREVVDEVFDSRLEISLKDALAINSAYELGDKIKFEEAPAEFGRVAAQSAKQTIMEKMRKQTRAITYNTYKEHEQEIMSGTVERFDNRFIYVNLGSIEAQLSKQDQIPGEVFASHDRIEVYVYKVEDNPRGVNVFVSRSHPEMIKRLMEQEIPEVYDGTVEIMSVAREAGDRTKVAVRSHNPNVDAIGTIVGRGGANIKKITSKFHPARYDAKSDRMIPVEENIDVIEWVADPAEFIYNAIAPAEVDQVIFDENDSKRALVVVPDNKLSLAIGRRGQNVRLAAHLTGYRIDIKSASEFEAMEEAGQVDYAVADELIEE from the coding sequence ATGAGTAAAGAAATGCTAGAGGCCTTCCGCATTTTGGAAGAAGACAAGGGAATCAAAAAAGAAGACATCATCGACGCAGTAGTAGAGTCGCTTCGTTCCGCTTACCGTAGACGCTATGGTCAGTCAGATAGCGTAGCTATTGACTTCAACGAAAAAACAGGTGACTTTACTGTCTATACTGTTCGTGAAGTCGTAGATGAAGTATTTGATAGCCGTTTGGAAATCAGCTTGAAAGATGCCCTTGCTATTAATTCAGCCTATGAGCTTGGTGATAAGATTAAGTTTGAAGAAGCACCAGCTGAGTTTGGTCGTGTAGCAGCCCAATCTGCTAAACAAACCATCATGGAAAAAATGCGCAAGCAAACACGTGCCATCACATATAATACTTACAAAGAACATGAACAAGAAATCATGTCTGGTACAGTAGAACGTTTTGACAACCGCTTCATTTATGTCAACCTTGGTAGCATTGAAGCCCAATTGTCAAAACAAGACCAAATCCCTGGTGAAGTTTTTGCTTCCCACGATCGTATCGAAGTTTATGTTTACAAGGTTGAAGACAATCCTCGTGGTGTCAACGTCTTTGTTAGCCGTAGCCACCCAGAAATGATCAAACGCTTGATGGAGCAAGAAATTCCAGAAGTTTATGACGGAACTGTTGAAATCATGAGCGTGGCTCGTGAAGCTGGTGACCGTACTAAAGTTGCCGTTCGCAGCCACAATCCAAACGTGGATGCTATCGGGACAATCGTTGGTCGTGGTGGAGCTAATATCAAGAAAATCACCAGCAAATTCCACCCAGCTCGCTACGATGCTAAGAGCGACCGTATGATTCCTGTTGAAGAAAATATCGACGTTATCGAGTGGGTAGCGGATCCAGCTGAGTTTATCTACAATGCTATCGCACCTGCAGAGGTTGACCAAGTTATCTTTGATGAAAATGATAGCAAACGTGCCTTGGTCGTTGTACCTGATAACAAGCTTTCTCTTGCCATCGGTCGTCGTGGACAAAACGTTCGCTTGGCAGCTCATTTGACAGGTTACCGTATCGATATCAAGTCTGCCAGTGAGTTTGAAGCTATGGAAGAAGCAGGTCAAGTTGATTACGCAGTTGCGGATGAATTGATCGAAGAATAA
- the rnpM gene encoding RNase P modulator RnpM, which produces MKTRKIPLRKSVVSNEVIDKRDLLRIVKNKEGQVFIDPTGKANGRGAYIKLDNAEAQEAKKKKVFNRSFNMEVEESFYDELIAYVDHKVKRRELGLE; this is translated from the coding sequence ATGAAAACAAGAAAAATCCCTTTGCGCAAGTCTGTTGTATCTAACGAAGTGATTGACAAGCGTGATTTGCTCCGCATTGTCAAGAACAAAGAAGGACAAGTCTTTATCGATCCGACAGGCAAGGCCAATGGTCGTGGCGCTTATATCAAGCTAGACAATGCAGAAGCCCAAGAGGCAAAAAAGAAGAAAGTCTTTAACCGCAGCTTTAACATGGAAGTGGAAGAAAGCTTTTATGACGAGTTGATCGCTTATGTGGATCACAAAGTAAAAAGAAGAGAGTTAGGGCTTGAATAA
- a CDS encoding YlxQ-related RNA-binding protein produces the protein MNKQKISNLLGLAQRAGRIISGEELVVKAIQDQKAKLVFLAHDAGPNLTKKIQDKSDYYQVEVITVFSTLELSIAVGKSRKVLAVTDAGFTKKMRSLME, from the coding sequence TTGAATAAGCAAAAGATAAGTAATCTCTTGGGACTTGCTCAACGAGCAGGCCGGATCATATCAGGTGAGGAATTGGTGGTTAAAGCCATCCAAGACCAGAAAGCCAAGCTAGTCTTTCTAGCCCATGATGCTGGCCCCAATCTAACCAAGAAGATTCAAGATAAAAGTGACTATTATCAAGTAGAAGTTATAACCGTGTTTTCAACACTGGAATTAAGCATAGCAGTTGGAAAATCGAGAAAGGTTTTGGCTGTGACAGATGCTGGATTTACAAAGAAAATGAGGTCTCTTATGGAATAG